A single genomic interval of uncultured Sphaerochaeta sp. harbors:
- a CDS encoding MBL fold metallo-hydrolase produces MKITTLVENTTNNETLGAEHGLSLYIEASQKTMLFDMGASPLFAENAEKLNVDLKKVDLAILSHGHYDHGGGIKTFFSINSTAPLYARKEAFGPLFSERSEGDYHYIGVDQDLLRNNRLIFTSALTPVAEGIFLFSKVEGTRFIPTGNKSLFKKEGEAYIVDPFTHEQYLAIKEGDEHILVSGCSHRGIVNILEAFHDEFGSYPTRVIGGFHLYNHRTGKPEDPEVLDQIAAILLASKAIFYTCHCTGEENYTYLKGKMGEAMHYLAGGDILDFKTHKE; encoded by the coding sequence ATGAAGATAACCACACTGGTGGAGAATACCACCAACAATGAAACATTGGGAGCAGAACATGGATTGAGTCTCTACATCGAAGCAAGTCAGAAAACCATGCTCTTCGATATGGGAGCAAGTCCCTTGTTTGCTGAGAATGCAGAAAAACTCAATGTTGATCTGAAGAAGGTTGACCTTGCCATCCTCAGTCATGGCCATTATGACCATGGAGGTGGTATCAAAACCTTTTTCAGTATAAACAGTACCGCCCCTCTCTATGCCAGAAAGGAAGCCTTTGGGCCGCTCTTCTCCGAGCGAAGTGAGGGAGACTACCACTATATTGGAGTCGACCAGGATTTACTGAGGAACAATCGCCTTATCTTTACATCAGCACTCACCCCGGTAGCTGAGGGAATATTCCTTTTCAGCAAGGTGGAAGGCACTCGCTTCATTCCCACGGGAAACAAGAGCCTGTTCAAGAAGGAGGGAGAGGCATATATCGTTGACCCATTCACCCATGAACAGTACCTTGCGATTAAGGAAGGGGATGAACATATATTGGTAAGCGGTTGTTCGCACCGTGGGATCGTAAATATCCTGGAAGCCTTCCACGATGAGTTCGGTTCCTATCCCACTCGCGTAATCGGGGGATTCCACCTCTACAACCACCGCACGGGCAAGCCTGAGGACCCAGAAGTCCTGGACCAGATTGCAGCCATCCTCTTGGCAAGCAAAGCAATATTTTACACCTGTCACTGCACAGGAGAAGAAAACTATACCTATCTCAAGGGAAAGATGGGAGAAGCCATGCATTACCTTGCTGGTGGAGATATCCTCGACTTCAAGACACATAAGGAGTAG
- a CDS encoding histidinol-phosphatase produces the protein MQNKEYPQEVVNLHTHSFYCGHGSGTIAEYVQAANEHGLALLGMSEHCPVPDGRWHRSRMDYSQIEAYEDDCKMAKETAPEGLAVITGYECDYLLEYQGYYREVAERVDYLIGAIHDLSTDLNSEHSVFWHQLTKKDLATYTDMYCDMLSSGLFLFGAHPDLFGYYYHQWDTEAEACSRAIIECAVANNVALEINANGMRKRKVQLDEGWRHPYPLSPFWEIASEYPLQVVTHSDAHKPSLIKEGYEACANIAMENNLQLCSYRVEREQRENLRISLI, from the coding sequence ATGCAAAATAAAGAATATCCCCAAGAGGTGGTAAACCTCCACACCCATAGTTTTTATTGTGGCCACGGCAGTGGCACCATTGCAGAATATGTCCAAGCTGCAAATGAGCATGGACTCGCCCTGCTCGGCATGAGTGAGCACTGCCCGGTACCTGATGGCAGGTGGCATCGTAGCCGAATGGACTACTCTCAGATTGAAGCATATGAAGATGACTGCAAGATGGCGAAAGAGACTGCTCCCGAAGGGCTTGCTGTGATCACTGGTTATGAGTGTGACTATCTTCTGGAGTATCAAGGGTACTATAGGGAGGTGGCTGAGAGAGTAGACTACCTCATCGGCGCCATCCATGACCTCTCTACAGACCTGAACAGTGAACACTCAGTGTTTTGGCATCAGCTGACCAAGAAGGATCTTGCTACCTATACCGATATGTACTGCGACATGCTCTCTTCAGGCTTGTTCCTCTTTGGTGCTCATCCTGACTTGTTTGGGTACTACTACCATCAGTGGGATACTGAGGCGGAGGCGTGCAGCAGGGCAATTATTGAGTGTGCTGTAGCCAACAATGTAGCCTTGGAGATCAACGCAAACGGGATGAGAAAGCGCAAGGTTCAGCTTGATGAGGGTTGGCGCCACCCCTATCCACTTTCCCCGTTCTGGGAGATTGCAAGTGAGTATCCGCTCCAGGTGGTGACCCATAGCGATGCCCATAAGCCATCCTTGATCAAGGAAGGATACGAGGCATGTGCTAATATTGCAATGGAGAACAACCTACAGCTTTGTTCCTATAGGGTGGAAAGAGAACAAAGAGAAAACCTGCGTATTTCCCTGATCTAA
- a CDS encoding extracellular solute-binding protein, translating into MSRPTTKHVIIILLTIFSMIALLGCQKSETNDSKSSSKKLYVYNWSYYTPDSVIASFEEEFGVDVILDYFASNEEMFTKLMASSGAGYDVIFPSGDYVSIMKNLDMLEKIDTTKMDNLQYISPLALEKATYDPEMEYSVPYYLGASGIAVNKEMVSDYEKSWNIFADERYKDRMVMMDDMREVIGDALAYLGYSVNTTNPAELEEARRLINTEWKPNLVKFDAEGFAKGFASGEYWIAHGYAEAIFEELQESQWDNVDFFLPSDGGPMYIDSMCIPKGARNYDLALEFINYIHKPENYAQFLDRFHFPSSVNMEAEQYRTTTPFYTVDMLTSYELKDDLGASLEMYNKAWESIRYVD; encoded by the coding sequence ATGAGCAGACCTACCACCAAGCATGTTATCATCATTTTGCTGACCATCTTCAGCATGATCGCCCTTCTCGGTTGCCAGAAGTCCGAAACGAATGATTCAAAGAGCAGCAGCAAAAAGCTCTATGTCTACAACTGGTCCTACTATACTCCCGATTCAGTCATCGCCTCGTTTGAAGAGGAATTTGGTGTAGATGTAATTCTCGATTACTTTGCATCCAATGAAGAGATGTTCACCAAGCTTATGGCTTCCTCAGGTGCTGGCTATGATGTCATATTCCCCAGTGGGGATTATGTCTCCATCATGAAAAATCTCGATATGCTGGAAAAAATTGACACCACCAAGATGGACAACCTGCAATACATCTCCCCGCTCGCCTTGGAAAAGGCTACCTATGACCCTGAAATGGAATACTCGGTTCCCTACTACCTTGGTGCCAGTGGAATTGCCGTCAACAAGGAGATGGTCAGCGATTATGAGAAGAGCTGGAACATTTTTGCTGATGAGCGCTACAAGGACCGCATGGTGATGATGGATGACATGCGGGAGGTCATTGGTGATGCACTTGCCTATCTGGGCTATTCAGTCAACACCACAAACCCAGCCGAGCTCGAGGAAGCACGGAGACTGATCAACACCGAGTGGAAACCCAATTTGGTCAAATTCGATGCAGAAGGGTTTGCGAAGGGATTCGCCAGCGGTGAGTACTGGATCGCACATGGCTACGCAGAGGCTATCTTTGAGGAGCTTCAGGAATCCCAGTGGGACAATGTGGACTTCTTCCTCCCTTCCGACGGAGGACCGATGTATATTGACTCGATGTGTATCCCTAAAGGAGCCAGGAACTACGACCTTGCCCTTGAATTCATCAACTATATCCATAAGCCGGAGAACTATGCACAGTTCCTCGACCGTTTCCACTTCCCTTCTTCTGTAAACATGGAAGCCGAGCAGTACCGCACAACCACCCCGTTCTATACCGTTGATATGCTCACCTCCTATGAGTTGAAGGATGACCTGGGAGCAAGCTTGGAAATGTACAACAAGGCGTGGGAGAGCATCCGTTATGTTGATTGA
- a CDS encoding TraR/DksA C4-type zinc finger protein, whose translation MKQEDVERMKELITTLLAQLNHHAEFLDQETQAIAPSCSLGRVTRMEAIGEQAISAHAQSLNQKRIIGLENALQRIEKGTYGTCIRCQAEIPLGRLELVPEALLCVQCAEKKRR comes from the coding sequence ATGAAACAAGAAGATGTTGAGCGAATGAAAGAGCTTATTACTACCTTGCTTGCCCAGTTGAATCACCATGCAGAATTTCTTGATCAAGAGACCCAGGCCATCGCTCCATCGTGTAGCCTTGGCAGGGTAACCAGAATGGAAGCCATCGGTGAACAAGCGATCAGTGCACATGCCCAGTCCCTGAACCAGAAGAGGATTATTGGGCTTGAAAATGCTCTGCAAAGGATAGAAAAGGGAACTTACGGTACCTGTATTCGATGCCAAGCAGAAATCCCTCTCGGGAGACTGGAATTGGTACCTGAAGCACTGCTCTGTGTACAGTGTGCCGAGAAGAAACGCCGTTAG
- a CDS encoding MFS transporter has protein sequence MKQIENTAEGIQQRSYISCLPFYYGWVILIAGAIGVLASIPGQTMGVSVFTDHLITSLNISRVGISSAYMVGTLGSSLIISYAGVLFDRYGARPVAAVAAFFLSLFLLLLVFSSNIASLLASIGIPSSIAAFAVIGFGFFGIRFFGQGVLTLVSRGMVAKWFSTHRGLATGLMGITTSFTFSYAPQPLQHLINQYGWKSSLGILSALLMFLFLPFILTFFRSDPESCGLEMERGLPKPKKNRSARSEDAHVELDLKDARRHAAYWVILLSLGYWSLFNTAFTFHIVSIYGEFGIDASQAVKIFLPISVISVISRFLGSYLSDRIAIKYIYIVYGLSLIIASIAMMMLHTVAGTVLVIIGYGIGTGLFGMLNIVTWPKIYGRKHLGAVSGFAMSIIVAGSAIGPWAFSMVHRFTHSYQGTGVIGLAVSSFIMLAILFIPFSTEKNKKRNNQ, from the coding sequence ATGAAGCAAATCGAGAATACCGCAGAGGGTATTCAACAACGTTCGTATATTTCGTGCCTTCCTTTCTATTATGGGTGGGTAATTCTCATTGCTGGCGCAATAGGAGTTTTGGCAAGTATCCCTGGACAGACCATGGGTGTGTCTGTATTCACCGACCATCTTATCACATCTCTGAATATATCCAGGGTCGGTATCTCATCTGCATATATGGTTGGGACACTGGGAAGCAGCCTTATTATCAGCTATGCAGGAGTGCTTTTCGACCGCTATGGAGCCAGACCTGTTGCTGCAGTTGCAGCGTTCTTTTTAAGTCTGTTTCTTCTGTTGCTTGTTTTCTCCAGCAATATTGCATCCCTACTCGCTTCTATCGGAATTCCTTCTTCGATTGCTGCCTTTGCTGTAATCGGATTCGGATTTTTTGGGATAAGGTTTTTTGGACAGGGCGTATTGACATTGGTCAGTCGTGGAATGGTAGCAAAATGGTTCAGTACCCATCGAGGGCTTGCAACCGGTTTGATGGGAATCACCACCTCTTTCACGTTTTCCTATGCACCACAACCACTGCAACATTTGATTAATCAATATGGATGGAAATCATCGCTGGGAATACTTTCAGCACTACTCATGTTCCTATTCCTCCCCTTTATCCTCACATTCTTTAGGAGCGATCCTGAATCATGTGGTCTGGAAATGGAGAGGGGCTTGCCAAAGCCAAAGAAGAATCGTTCAGCGCGTAGTGAGGATGCCCATGTGGAACTAGATCTCAAGGATGCAAGAAGGCATGCCGCATATTGGGTTATCCTCCTCTCTTTGGGATACTGGTCCCTGTTTAATACTGCATTCACTTTCCACATCGTATCCATCTATGGGGAATTTGGCATTGATGCAAGTCAAGCAGTTAAGATATTCCTACCAATCTCAGTCATTTCAGTAATCTCCCGATTCCTCGGAAGTTATCTCAGTGACCGGATAGCGATCAAATATATCTACATTGTCTACGGACTTTCCCTGATCATAGCTTCAATTGCCATGATGATGCTCCACACCGTCGCCGGAACTGTGCTTGTTATTATCGGCTATGGAATCGGAACCGGGTTGTTTGGAATGCTCAATATTGTTACCTGGCCAAAGATCTATGGAAGAAAACACCTTGGAGCAGTGAGTGGCTTTGCTATGTCGATTATCGTGGCAGGAAGTGCAATCGGTCCTTGGGCATTCAGCATGGTGCACCGTTTCACCCACTCCTACCAGGGAACTGGGGTAATCGGTCTTGCCGTCTCTTCATTCATCATGCTTGCAATTCTCTTCATCCCCTTCTCAACTGAGAAGAATAAGAAAAGGAACAATCAATGA
- a CDS encoding alpha/beta hydrolase, with protein sequence MLLLIKMVGIVVILVLAVVLVVFAGSFINHRLQLKKETEAFPPPGILIPVDGVTLHLYVQGNSDTTLVFLAGHGTSCPTLDFKPLWSQLVDAFTIVVVERTGYGWSPTSKSPRDIDTVLEQSRTALQLAGHTAPYVLIPHSMSGLEAIHWAQKYPDEVQAIIGLDPSTPKALRTLPEAQKSQLTALQVLSLIGITRFIPKSDIQSYLPLLASKSLSDAEKANYRAMFYRSTVTSDMIREAEVVGENSEIVDQFGVPIETPMHFFLSEEQDHIAPGWIEVATTYLSSVTKSSYTILAVDHYVHHEEADLIASEILDFLKQL encoded by the coding sequence ATGTTGTTACTGATAAAGATGGTAGGGATAGTTGTAATACTGGTTTTGGCTGTTGTATTGGTAGTGTTTGCAGGATCTTTCATCAATCATAGACTTCAATTAAAAAAAGAAACAGAAGCATTTCCTCCTCCTGGGATATTGATTCCTGTTGACGGTGTCACCCTTCATCTGTATGTCCAAGGAAATTCAGATACCACCTTGGTATTTTTAGCCGGCCATGGAACCAGTTGCCCTACATTGGATTTTAAACCTTTATGGTCCCAATTGGTTGATGCTTTTACGATTGTTGTAGTGGAGCGAACAGGCTATGGATGGAGCCCGACTTCAAAATCTCCCCGTGATATTGATACCGTACTCGAGCAGAGTCGAACTGCCTTGCAGCTAGCCGGCCACACTGCACCGTATGTATTGATCCCTCATTCCATGAGCGGACTTGAAGCGATTCATTGGGCACAGAAATACCCTGATGAAGTACAAGCAATAATCGGTTTGGACCCCAGCACACCAAAGGCATTACGTACACTCCCTGAAGCACAGAAGTCACAACTGACTGCTCTTCAGGTCCTCTCTCTCATCGGGATCACTCGCTTCATACCTAAGTCTGACATACAGAGTTACCTACCACTCCTTGCTTCCAAGTCCCTCTCCGATGCTGAGAAGGCGAACTATCGGGCAATGTTCTACCGAAGTACTGTTACCTCTGACATGATCCGTGAAGCAGAAGTAGTCGGGGAAAATTCAGAGATTGTAGACCAATTCGGAGTACCGATTGAAACACCTATGCATTTCTTCCTTTCAGAAGAGCAGGACCATATAGCCCCAGGTTGGATAGAGGTGGCAACTACCTATCTGTCCTCCGTGACAAAAAGTTCGTATACGATTCTTGCTGTTGATCACTATGTCCACCATGAGGAGGCTGATCTCATCGCTTCCGAGATTCTGGATTTTCTCAAACAACTGTAG
- a CDS encoding alanyl-tRNA editing protein encodes MHSKPIYYEKPYQRTLQAVVTSITEKGVVLDKTICYPEGGGQAGDRGTIAGKPLLDTIKDDDHTIYHQVEDHDFTVGDTVDIVLDWEHRYHYMQMHTAQHVASGLLFHHFSIATVSVHQGERILTIETDRKDIPLTVCYGLEDLVNQSVREAKPVSYEVHTQQSAQALDLRRSIKVEGDGVRLVVIDDIDTVACGGLHIANTKEIDLFHYEGQEMIRGHVRLIFTIGTIAREEIRRKERIVEQLGALFSAPVEDLFETASKAVSQASSDKSALKKCNERLALLELEKRIAGAPEEKGTPVVLWEVEEGLSLKDIGKAATAFENLALCAVQQNDEQVLWLIALVGEASTLLDFTKHRQTLLSPIAGKGGGKPPLYQGVGTGEGLILLKTFKDLLV; translated from the coding sequence ATGCATTCAAAGCCTATCTATTATGAAAAACCCTATCAGCGGACCCTTCAGGCCGTTGTCACCTCCATCACAGAAAAGGGAGTAGTCTTGGACAAGACCATCTGCTACCCAGAGGGGGGAGGCCAGGCGGGAGACAGGGGCACTATTGCAGGAAAGCCCCTCCTTGATACCATCAAGGATGATGATCATACCATCTACCATCAGGTGGAGGATCATGATTTCACTGTCGGTGATACCGTGGATATTGTCCTTGACTGGGAACACCGTTACCACTATATGCAGATGCACACAGCCCAGCATGTGGCCAGTGGATTGCTGTTCCACCACTTCTCCATAGCGACAGTCAGTGTGCATCAGGGAGAGAGAATCCTTACCATAGAGACCGATAGGAAGGATATCCCCCTCACTGTCTGCTATGGCTTAGAGGATCTGGTGAACCAGAGTGTACGCGAGGCGAAGCCTGTCTCCTATGAAGTACATACCCAGCAAAGCGCACAGGCCTTGGACCTGAGAAGATCGATCAAAGTAGAAGGGGACGGGGTAAGACTGGTGGTCATTGATGATATCGACACTGTTGCCTGCGGAGGGCTTCACATTGCAAACACCAAGGAGATAGATCTCTTCCATTATGAGGGACAGGAGATGATCAGGGGACATGTCAGACTCATCTTCACTATTGGAACAATCGCCCGGGAAGAGATTCGACGGAAGGAGCGCATCGTTGAGCAGCTGGGTGCTCTCTTCTCCGCTCCGGTGGAGGATCTCTTTGAGACTGCGAGCAAGGCAGTATCCCAGGCCTCTTCTGATAAGAGTGCACTGAAGAAGTGCAATGAACGGCTGGCTCTTCTGGAGTTGGAGAAACGCATTGCAGGAGCTCCTGAGGAAAAAGGGACGCCAGTTGTGCTTTGGGAAGTAGAGGAAGGGCTCTCTCTCAAGGACATCGGTAAGGCTGCCACAGCATTTGAAAACCTGGCTCTCTGTGCTGTACAGCAAAATGATGAGCAGGTCCTCTGGCTCATTGCCCTAGTTGGAGAAGCCTCAACCTTGTTGGATTTCACCAAGCATCGTCAGACACTGCTTTCCCCTATTGCAGGAAAGGGAGGTGGAAAGCCTCCCCTCTACCAAGGAGTGGGGACAGGAGAGGGGCTTATCCTGCTCAAGACATTCAAGGATCTATTGGTATGA
- the purB gene encoding adenylosuccinate lyase — protein sequence MQSFTHDTYISPFSWRYASEEMRTVFSEEHKRKLLRKVWVALASAQAEAGLVKAEQLSELIAHQEDIDIERASEIEAEIHHDLMAEIKTFAEQCPNAGSIIHLGATSMDILDNMDAMRLKEALTLIIEKTKALLSLFVEKMESYADTPCMAFTHIQPAEPTTVGYRLAQTAQDLKEDLEGLLAVQASIRGKGMKGAVGTSASYTELLKDRAMSAMELEQRVMEHLGLEAFTAATQVYPRKQDYRVGTALSSLACTLYKFFIDFRLLQSPPIGEWSEPFGAKQVGSSAMPFKRNPINSEKIDSLCRYISAQSEVLWQNAASTLLERTLDDSANRRLVLPDMFLALDEVLLTANKVVGGMQIHQSGIARNLEAYGIFAASERLLMELGRKGANRQEMHELIREYSLKAWAEVQEGKPNTLKDMLTQDETVLSFLSKEAALETLDATQYIGDSALRTRLVAQEIAPLINR from the coding sequence ATGCAAAGCTTTACCCATGACACCTATATTTCACCTTTTTCTTGGCGCTATGCAAGCGAGGAAATGCGAACCGTATTCAGTGAGGAGCATAAGAGAAAACTCCTGAGAAAGGTATGGGTTGCCCTTGCAAGCGCCCAGGCAGAAGCTGGTCTGGTAAAAGCGGAACAGCTCTCTGAGTTGATCGCACACCAAGAAGACATAGATATCGAGAGAGCCAGCGAGATTGAGGCTGAGATCCACCATGACCTTATGGCAGAGATCAAGACCTTCGCAGAACAGTGCCCCAATGCTGGCTCTATCATTCACCTTGGGGCAACCAGCATGGACATCCTGGACAACATGGATGCAATGCGCCTGAAGGAAGCCCTGACCCTGATCATCGAAAAAACCAAGGCCCTGCTCTCCCTCTTCGTGGAGAAGATGGAGAGTTATGCAGATACACCTTGCATGGCCTTCACCCATATCCAACCCGCAGAACCCACCACGGTAGGCTATCGCCTTGCCCAGACTGCCCAGGACCTCAAAGAGGACCTTGAAGGTCTCTTGGCCGTACAAGCATCGATTCGTGGCAAGGGAATGAAGGGAGCCGTAGGTACGAGTGCAAGTTATACGGAGTTGCTCAAAGACCGTGCAATGTCTGCCATGGAGCTGGAGCAACGGGTGATGGAGCATCTGGGACTGGAAGCATTCACCGCAGCCACCCAGGTCTATCCCCGCAAGCAGGATTATCGAGTAGGGACAGCACTTAGTTCACTTGCCTGTACCCTCTATAAGTTCTTTATTGACTTCCGTCTGCTCCAGAGCCCACCCATTGGGGAGTGGAGTGAACCCTTCGGGGCAAAGCAGGTAGGCTCTTCAGCCATGCCGTTCAAGCGTAATCCGATAAACAGCGAAAAGATCGACAGCCTTTGCAGGTATATATCCGCACAGAGCGAGGTGCTCTGGCAGAACGCTGCATCCACCCTTCTTGAGCGCACACTCGATGACAGTGCAAACCGTCGCCTGGTGCTTCCCGATATGTTCCTTGCCCTGGATGAGGTGCTTCTCACTGCCAACAAGGTGGTTGGGGGAATGCAGATCCACCAAAGTGGTATCGCTCGCAATCTTGAGGCGTACGGTATCTTTGCTGCAAGTGAACGCCTTTTGATGGAATTGGGAAGAAAAGGTGCCAACCGTCAGGAGATGCATGAACTTATCAGGGAGTACAGCCTGAAAGCTTGGGCAGAGGTACAAGAGGGTAAGCCAAATACCTTGAAGGATATGCTCACCCAAGATGAGACAGTCCTCTCATTTCTATCCAAGGAAGCAGCTCTTGAGACACTTGATGCTACCCAATATATCGGGGACAGTGCCCTTCGTACCCGCCTGGTAGCCCAGGAGATTGCCCCCCTGATCAACCGATAA
- a CDS encoding VTT domain-containing protein produces the protein MKMPLWMRSLFKKETYLKEDGSLDVRKLLLRTFLLMLFIFGMYFIGLRYYRLSGWDQNVVVQQFIENFGVHGVAIYVFIVDLFVLPLSVDLMWPFVMEWHPALAILVMGASSVAGAFFAYLFGRLVGLIPIFRKWVLRQSGTHTEQIITKYGIWAIVISGLTPLPFSTICTVAGILELKVHHFLLASLIRFPRMAIYYLIFTGLIVIG, from the coding sequence ATGAAGATGCCATTGTGGATGAGATCACTGTTCAAGAAAGAAACCTATCTCAAGGAGGATGGGTCGCTGGATGTACGAAAGCTGCTCCTACGTACCTTCCTCCTGATGCTTTTCATCTTTGGGATGTATTTCATCGGCCTCAGGTACTACAGGCTTTCAGGCTGGGACCAGAACGTGGTGGTACAGCAGTTCATTGAGAACTTCGGGGTACACGGCGTTGCAATCTACGTATTCATCGTAGACCTCTTCGTACTACCACTCTCCGTGGATTTGATGTGGCCATTTGTGATGGAGTGGCATCCAGCACTGGCTATCCTGGTAATGGGGGCGAGCTCGGTAGCAGGAGCGTTCTTCGCCTACCTCTTTGGGAGACTTGTAGGCCTTATCCCCATCTTCAGGAAGTGGGTACTTAGACAGTCAGGAACCCATACCGAGCAGATCATCACCAAGTATGGAATCTGGGCCATTGTCATCAGTGGATTGACCCCGCTTCCTTTCTCTACCATCTGTACCGTGGCAGGGATACTGGAACTGAAGGTTCATCACTTTTTGCTTGCCAGCCTTATCCGCTTCCCCCGTATGGCAATCTATTACCTGATTTTTACCGGCCTGATCGTTATCGGTTGA
- a CDS encoding NifB/NifX family molybdenum-iron cluster-binding protein has product MLKVAVASEKKNVCGHFGHCETFEIYETENEKILKHESMPNPGHRPGFLPNYLHELGVNTIISGGMGGGAVDIFNGHNIEVIVGAKGSAEEAVKQYLEGNLASTGSVCHEHAHHDECGE; this is encoded by the coding sequence ATGTTGAAAGTAGCAGTAGCAAGTGAGAAAAAGAATGTATGTGGTCATTTTGGGCACTGTGAGACCTTTGAGATCTACGAAACGGAGAACGAGAAGATCCTCAAGCATGAGAGCATGCCAAACCCAGGGCATCGTCCTGGATTTCTACCCAACTACCTCCATGAACTGGGTGTGAACACCATTATCAGTGGTGGAATGGGTGGAGGTGCCGTGGATATCTTCAATGGACACAACATTGAGGTCATCGTTGGGGCAAAAGGGTCTGCAGAAGAAGCCGTCAAGCAGTACCTGGAAGGAAATCTTGCCTCCACAGGGAGTGTTTGCCACGAACATGCCCATCATGATGAGTGCGGTGAATAA
- a CDS encoding Mrp/NBP35 family ATP-binding protein, with translation MAQPNTDMRAYSKTGSTIGNIIAVVSGKGGVGKSSVTSLLASEMQRRGHKVGVLDADITGSSIPKMFGIHSKATGEEGRIEPAVSKNGIKIISTNMLLDNESDAVIWRGPLIANTVKLFYTDVDWKELDYLFVDMPPGTGDVPLTVFQSLPVEGIVMVTSPQELVSMVVEKAVNMAQKMNVPIVGLVENLSYFLCPDNQKQYKVFGESHIDGVAEHYALEVLAKLPIDPLLSEACDNGTIEAYQGADLSGLCNILEAREK, from the coding sequence ATGGCACAACCTAATACAGATATGAGAGCATATTCCAAGACAGGAAGCACCATCGGTAACATCATTGCAGTTGTAAGCGGAAAGGGAGGGGTTGGAAAATCCTCGGTTACCAGCCTACTCGCTTCTGAAATGCAAAGGCGTGGTCACAAGGTGGGAGTACTTGATGCAGACATCACCGGATCTTCCATCCCAAAGATGTTCGGTATCCATAGCAAGGCAACCGGGGAGGAAGGAAGAATTGAACCAGCGGTAAGCAAGAATGGTATCAAGATTATCTCAACAAACATGTTGTTGGATAATGAGAGTGATGCGGTCATATGGCGTGGCCCCCTGATTGCAAACACAGTCAAGCTCTTCTACACCGATGTGGACTGGAAAGAGTTGGACTATCTCTTTGTTGACATGCCCCCTGGGACAGGAGACGTCCCCTTGACGGTGTTCCAATCCCTTCCTGTTGAAGGAATCGTCATGGTTACTTCTCCACAAGAGTTGGTATCCATGGTAGTGGAAAAAGCAGTGAACATGGCCCAGAAAATGAATGTACCGATTGTAGGATTGGTGGAGAACCTCTCCTATTTCCTCTGCCCTGACAACCAGAAGCAATACAAGGTCTTCGGAGAAAGCCATATCGATGGCGTTGCGGAGCACTATGCACTTGAAGTACTTGCAAAACTGCCCATCGACCCACTGTTGAGTGAAGCGTGTGATAATGGAACGATAGAAGCATACCAGGGAGCCGATCTTAGCGGACTCTGTAATATATTGGAAGCAAGGGAGAAATAA